In Candidatus Zixiibacteriota bacterium, the following are encoded in one genomic region:
- a CDS encoding 4Fe-4S dicluster domain-containing protein, with amino-acid sequence MARVHNWQIGREMSYWYPESRPHRQFAAIFDINKCIACQTCTLACKTTWTSGKGQEYMLWNNVESKPYGFYPLAWDLKLLQMLGAQSWTKGAYTGQTIFESAPAGKRVLGWRPDETDYAYPNVGEDDCAGQIENGADLQVPHLAWFFYLARICNHCTYPACLASCPRGSIYKRPEDGIVLVDQSRCRGYRECVQACPYKKVFYNPMTGTSEKCIACFPKMEQGLQPQCFVNCIGKIRMAGWVSQPEDARPDNPIDYLVHVRKVALPLFPQFGLEPNVYYIPPIHAPMMFLQQMFGPGAEQAVRTYQSAPADPDLAGLLRLFGCTEKVIPRWKRVGDSIIGSREDGGEIVRVPMREPVYIRPAFDAKYQIARVNCP; translated from the coding sequence ATGGCACGTGTCCACAATTGGCAGATCGGCCGGGAGATGTCCTACTGGTATCCCGAGAGCCGTCCGCACAGGCAGTTTGCGGCGATCTTCGACATCAACAAGTGCATTGCCTGCCAGACCTGTACGCTGGCCTGCAAGACCACCTGGACCTCAGGCAAGGGCCAGGAGTACATGCTGTGGAACAACGTCGAGTCGAAGCCCTACGGGTTCTATCCGCTCGCCTGGGATTTGAAGTTGCTGCAAATGCTCGGCGCGCAGAGCTGGACCAAAGGCGCCTACACCGGGCAGACGATATTCGAGTCGGCGCCGGCGGGGAAGCGTGTGCTCGGCTGGCGTCCCGATGAGACCGACTACGCCTACCCCAACGTGGGCGAGGATGACTGCGCCGGACAGATCGAGAACGGCGCCGATTTGCAGGTTCCGCACCTCGCCTGGTTCTTCTATCTGGCGCGCATCTGCAACCACTGCACCTATCCCGCCTGTCTGGCCTCCTGCCCACGCGGTTCGATCTACAAACGCCCTGAGGATGGAATCGTGCTGGTGGACCAGAGCCGGTGCCGCGGCTATCGCGAATGCGTTCAGGCGTGTCCCTATAAGAAGGTCTTCTACAACCCGATGACCGGCACCTCGGAAAAGTGCATCGCCTGCTTCCCCAAGATGGAGCAGGGCTTGCAGCCGCAGTGTTTCGTGAACTGCATCGGCAAGATTCGCATGGCGGGCTGGGTGTCGCAGCCCGAGGATGCGCGGCCGGACAATCCGATCGACTACCTCGTCCACGTGCGGAAAGTCGCGCTGCCGTTGTTCCCGCAGTTCGGGCTGGAGCCGAACGTGTATTACATTCCGCCGATTCATGCCCCGATGATGTTCCTGCAACAGATGTTCGGTCCCGGAGCCGAGCAGGCGGTGAGAACCTATCAATCGGCGCCGGCGGATCCCGATCTGGCGGGGCTGTTGCGTCTGTTCGGATGCACGGAGAAGGTGATCCCGCGCTGGAAACGCGTGGGCGACTCGATCATCGGCTCCCGTGAGGACGGCGGGGAAATCGTGCGTGTCCCGATGCGCGAGCCGGTCTACATTCGCCCGGCCTTCGACGCCAAGTACCAGATCGCCCGGGTCAATTGCCCAT